Within the Pseudanabaena sp. BC1403 genome, the region TTAGGGAATCTAGCCTTTAAAACCTGAATTTGGACAGGAGAAAGAATCTCAACGGCAGGAGCATCAGGTTGATTGCGATGGAGATAAGTAACCTGTAAAAGTTCAACGGCACAGACACTTAAAAAGCCTAACAAGGTCTTCATCCCTTCAGCAGCAAGTCGATAGCGCTCACACTGACAGCCAGACTTAAAGATTTTATGGAAATCTTCCACACGCCAACGGTAAGTATACCAACGCAAAATCTTCATTGCCGTTTCTAAGTCTTCCACGACTTCAGTGGTCAAAAGCATCCACTCCAAAGGAGTTTCACCTTCAGGACAATCGATTTCCGTTGCATAGACAGCATAGACTTGTAATGGGTCACGATTGTCAAAACGATAGGGAACCCGTAGATGAACCTTAGAAAATCGTACTGCTAATTTCGCGATACGGGCTTTACGTTTACCAGTCTCTGGTACTTTGATTTCCTGTTCAAATCTTACGGGTTGCGACTCCAGTTTTTGCCATAGTCGTTCGCTATTTTGGTCTAAGCTACGGTCATGGGCTGCTCTTACTAATACCCCTGTATGTTTCAGTTGTCGTACTTGGTCGAAGACTTCGGTGATATCTCCTTCACGGTCGAAAATATGAATTACATGGGTGCTGCTACTGACTTGATGCTCGACTTCGCTCATTGCTTCTACCCATCGATAAGATTCTTTATCTTTGAATAACCTTTGTCGGGCTGCTTTTCGGGCAAGCGCCTGTCGTTGCTTTTTCGCTTCTGCGGTTTCATCTTGCGGTGGCTTTGCTTTTGGTTCTCGGTTCCACAATTTTTGCCATAACAACCCGATTACTTGTCCTTGTTCGGGGGCGATCGCTAAGGCACTATGCAGAATTAATCCGTTCCCACCGTTTCCTGTTGGTCCATACCCTTCCCGTTTGGCTTTAATTTTGCCATAATCTAGATAGGTGGTATCTCCTATGCATAAGACCAATTCTTGTTCTTCCACGGCTTCACTGGTCATTTGACAGTGTGGTTTTATGATCTTGCTAAATTCTGTTTTCCGATTGGCGAAAA harbors:
- a CDS encoding IS4 family transposase gives rise to the protein MTSEAVEEQELVLCIGDTTYLDYGKIKAKREGYGPTGNGGNGLILHSALAIAPEQGQVIGLLWQKLWNREPKAKPPQDETAEAKKQRQALARKAARQRLFKDKESYRWVEAMSEVEHQVSSSTHVIHIFDREGDITEVFDQVRQLKHTGVLVRAAHDRSLDQNSERLWQKLESQPVRFEQEIKVPETGKRKARIAKLAVRFSKVHLRVPYRFDNRDPLQVYAVYATEIDCPEGETPLEWMLLTTEVVEDLETAMKILRWYTYRWRVEDFHKIFKSGCQCERYRLAAEGMKTLLGFLSVCAVELLQVTYLHRNQPDAPAVEILSPVQIQVLKARFPKSPPVLTVAWAIESIAFLGGYLEHRRKSPIGIQVLWRGWSNLRELCQGWLLAQIHT